Proteins encoded within one genomic window of Methanosarcina barkeri str. Wiesmoor:
- a CDS encoding valine--tRNA ligase — MTESEIPKEYNASEVEEKWMDKWDLSMYHFNWGEDPRPQYIIDTPPPYPTGNFHIGNALNWCYIDFVARYKRMRGYNVMFPQGWDCHGLPTEVKVEEIHGITKNQVPRAEFRKMCRELTAGNIDKMRKTMLRLGFSVDWSNEFITMDPSYFVKTQKSFVRMYNKDYIYHEEHPVNWCPRCETAIAFAEVEYETRQTKLNFVHFDKVDIATTRPELMAACVAVAVNPEDKRYSQYVGQEITVPLFGQKVTLIADEDVEPEFGTGAVMICTFGDKQDVRWWVKYELPLIKAIDKQGKMTKAAGKYEGLSIAECREAVVADLKAAGFLYDQKPLEQNVGLCWRCDTPIEILSEPQWFVKIDNDAILKAADEIKWYPEYMKVRLQNWTGTMEWDWCISRQRIFATPIPIWHCKKCGEVMVAEESWLPIDPNEAAPKKACACGSTEFEPETDVLDTWMDSSITALHVTGWESEHDLRLPAQIRPQGHDIIRTWAFYTILRSLALEGKRPWDSIVINGMVLGPDGHKMSKSLGNVISPEEVTTKYSADAFRQWGAVGGSTGSDVMFRWKDVVSASRFLQKMWSIYRFSMSHLKGFGQEDAEKFQKDSLHIIDRWLLSKLNRLVDTATKELDDYQFDSTFKAIRGFAWEVLADNYLELVKGRLYGDDPEGKRAAQYVLYRTTKTLSLLLAPFIPFFAEELYSRLSDESVHTQAWPAVDESLINEEAEAAGELIKEITGEVRRYKSELGMALNAPLKKLEIYNADIDTGDIAGAANSKVELMEGAPSFEYVPVEVKPNMGILGPRFRKDAGAVVKALKAESPAAIEAQAASGKITVNVDGKPIELEPEAVEIRKEVISGGREVDVLEVRGAVVVIVR; from the coding sequence ATGACAGAATCAGAAATTCCAAAAGAATATAATGCAAGTGAGGTTGAGGAAAAGTGGATGGATAAATGGGACCTCTCCATGTACCATTTCAACTGGGGAGAAGACCCCCGTCCCCAATACATTATCGACACCCCACCTCCTTATCCTACAGGTAATTTCCATATAGGAAATGCACTTAACTGGTGCTATATCGACTTTGTTGCCCGATACAAACGTATGCGCGGGTACAACGTAATGTTCCCCCAGGGCTGGGACTGTCACGGCCTGCCAACTGAAGTTAAGGTTGAAGAAATTCATGGAATCACGAAAAATCAGGTTCCACGTGCCGAGTTTCGCAAGATGTGCAGGGAACTGACTGCAGGAAATATTGACAAGATGCGTAAAACAATGCTGCGTCTGGGCTTTTCCGTAGATTGGAGTAACGAATTTATTACTATGGATCCCTCATACTTCGTAAAAACGCAGAAATCCTTTGTCAGGATGTATAATAAGGATTACATTTACCATGAGGAACATCCTGTCAACTGGTGTCCCCGCTGTGAAACTGCTATTGCTTTTGCAGAAGTCGAGTATGAAACAAGGCAAACAAAGCTTAATTTTGTCCACTTCGACAAGGTAGACATTGCAACAACCAGGCCGGAACTTATGGCAGCCTGTGTTGCAGTTGCAGTAAACCCTGAAGACAAACGTTACAGCCAGTATGTCGGTCAGGAGATTACAGTACCTCTCTTTGGCCAGAAAGTGACTCTGATTGCCGATGAGGATGTTGAGCCTGAATTCGGTACAGGCGCTGTAATGATCTGTACTTTCGGGGATAAGCAGGACGTACGCTGGTGGGTGAAATACGAACTTCCCCTCATAAAAGCCATCGACAAACAGGGCAAGATGACAAAAGCGGCAGGCAAGTATGAAGGCCTGAGCATTGCCGAATGCAGGGAAGCTGTAGTTGCAGACCTGAAGGCTGCAGGTTTCCTCTATGACCAGAAACCTCTGGAACAGAATGTCGGGCTCTGTTGGCGCTGTGACACCCCGATTGAAATCCTTTCGGAGCCTCAGTGGTTCGTAAAGATCGACAACGATGCAATCCTGAAAGCTGCGGATGAGATCAAATGGTATCCTGAATACATGAAAGTCAGGCTTCAGAACTGGACAGGCACAATGGAATGGGACTGGTGCATTTCCAGACAGAGGATCTTTGCAACTCCAATTCCGATCTGGCACTGCAAGAAGTGCGGGGAAGTAATGGTTGCAGAAGAGAGCTGGCTTCCGATTGACCCTAATGAGGCTGCCCCAAAGAAAGCCTGCGCCTGCGGATCAACTGAATTTGAGCCTGAAACCGATGTGCTGGACACCTGGATGGATTCCTCGATTACGGCATTACATGTTACTGGCTGGGAGAGTGAGCATGACCTCCGCCTGCCTGCGCAGATCCGTCCACAGGGTCATGATATCATCAGAACCTGGGCCTTTTACACAATCCTGCGGAGCCTGGCTCTTGAAGGCAAGAGACCATGGGATTCTATAGTGATTAATGGTATGGTGCTCGGGCCTGACGGACATAAAATGAGCAAGTCCCTTGGAAACGTTATCTCTCCTGAAGAAGTAACCACAAAGTACAGCGCCGATGCTTTCAGGCAGTGGGGTGCAGTTGGTGGTTCCACAGGTTCGGATGTAATGTTCCGCTGGAAAGATGTGGTTTCAGCTTCTCGTTTCCTCCAGAAGATGTGGAGTATCTACCGTTTCTCAATGTCTCACCTGAAGGGCTTCGGACAGGAAGATGCCGAAAAATTCCAGAAGGACTCTCTCCATATAATTGACAGGTGGCTGCTGAGTAAACTTAATAGGCTTGTAGACACCGCAACAAAGGAGCTTGATGATTACCAGTTTGATTCTACTTTCAAGGCCATACGAGGTTTTGCCTGGGAAGTCCTTGCTGACAACTACCTGGAACTCGTAAAAGGCAGGCTTTATGGTGATGATCCAGAAGGCAAAAGAGCAGCCCAGTATGTGCTCTACAGGACAACTAAAACTCTCTCGCTTCTGCTTGCACCTTTTATACCCTTCTTTGCAGAAGAGCTGTACTCCAGACTTAGCGACGAAAGCGTCCATACACAGGCCTGGCCGGCAGTCGATGAAAGTTTAATAAACGAAGAAGCCGAAGCTGCAGGGGAACTGATTAAAGAGATCACAGGTGAGGTCCGCAGATACAAGTCAGAACTGGGAATGGCACTTAATGCTCCTCTGAAAAAGCTTGAGATATACAATGCAGATATTGATACAGGGGATATCGCAGGCGCCGCAAACTCGAAAGTTGAGTTGATGGAAGGGGCTCCTTCCTTTGAATATGTGCCAGTGGAAGTTAAACCCAATATGGGGATTCTGGGCCCCAGATTCAGAAAAGATGCAGGTGCTGTAGTTAAAGCTCTCAAAGCCGAGAGTCCTGCTGCAATTGAAGCTCAGGCAGCTTCAGGAAAAATAACCGTTAATGTAGACGGCAAACCGATCGAGCTTGAACCCGAAGCCGTAGAGATAAGGAAAGAAGTGATTTCCGGTGGTAGGGAAGTCGATGTGCTTGAAGTCAGAGGCGCGGTTGTTGTAATCGTAAGGTAA
- a CDS encoding DsrE family protein, whose protein sequence is MTKVEKALLLLKNMVYESTSPKETLKFAKYYRNKGLDVLVILWGPMGVLLAKKDKTRGSPKYDDTVQECIDMGVEFRCCQLASDMIGLKKEELIPGIEFICSKEVAELFLKYTEENQLIITF, encoded by the coding sequence ATGACAAAAGTCGAAAAAGCATTATTGCTGCTAAAAAATATGGTTTACGAAAGCACCAGCCCTAAGGAAACTCTCAAGTTTGCGAAGTACTACAGGAATAAGGGTCTCGACGTGCTGGTTATTCTGTGGGGGCCTATGGGGGTGCTACTTGCAAAGAAAGATAAAACAAGAGGATCGCCCAAGTACGATGACACTGTACAGGAATGTATAGATATGGGAGTGGAGTTTCGGTGCTGCCAGCTTGCCTCGGATATGATCGGGCTTAAAAAAGAAGAATTGATCCCTGGAATAGAATTCATCTGCTCAAAAGAGGTAGCCGAACTCTTTCTGAAATATACTGAAGAAAACCAGTTAATCATTACTTTCTAA
- the tnpB gene encoding IS200/IS605 family element RNA-guided endonuclease TnpB, with protein sequence MTKAFKFRLYPTATQAVQLNQHIGSCRFVYNWALDQKIKTYEQTGKSISRFDLNKKLPVLKASNEWLGEVNSQSLQGMTKQVESAFTRFFREKNGFPKFKSKKNPIQSFPVPQHYSVDFEKNTVKLPKIEPIKAVFHRKFEGELKTATVSRTCQGHYYISILVEDGKELPTKQKYSESTTVGIDVGIKDFAILSTGEKIENPNYLKNSLNRLKVLQKRVSRKQKGSKNRVKAKHRLAVLHDKITNQRNDFQNKLSFKLISENQAIALETLNVKGMVKNHHLAQAISDSAWSSFVTKLEYKAEWYGKTILRIGQFEPSSKVCHVCGYHNSNLTLKDREWTCPDCKTKHDRDINAAINIKKFALIDQNLIGL encoded by the coding sequence ATGACGAAAGCGTTCAAATTTAGGCTCTATCCTACAGCTACACAAGCTGTTCAGTTAAATCAGCATATAGGTAGCTGTAGGTTTGTCTACAATTGGGCACTTGATCAGAAAATTAAAACTTATGAACAGACAGGAAAATCAATTTCCAGATTTGACTTAAACAAAAAGCTTCCTGTCTTGAAAGCTTCTAATGAATGGTTAGGAGAAGTCAATTCTCAATCATTGCAGGGAATGACTAAGCAGGTTGAGTCTGCCTTCACTCGATTTTTCCGAGAGAAGAACGGCTTTCCTAAGTTCAAATCTAAGAAAAACCCAATTCAATCTTTTCCTGTACCTCAACACTACTCCGTAGACTTTGAAAAAAACACTGTTAAGCTCCCTAAAATAGAACCAATTAAAGCAGTTTTTCACAGGAAGTTTGAGGGCGAGCTTAAAACAGCTACTGTTTCAAGGACATGTCAAGGACATTACTACATTAGTATCCTTGTTGAAGATGGAAAAGAACTTCCTACAAAACAGAAGTATTCAGAATCTACTACAGTGGGTATAGATGTCGGGATTAAAGATTTTGCTATACTTTCCACAGGAGAAAAGATTGAGAATCCTAACTACCTGAAAAACTCTTTGAACAGGTTAAAGGTTCTTCAAAAAAGAGTATCAAGGAAACAGAAAGGTTCTAAGAACAGGGTAAAAGCCAAACATAGGCTTGCTGTACTACATGACAAAATAACTAATCAGAGGAACGACTTCCAGAACAAACTCTCTTTTAAACTCATAAGCGAAAACCAAGCAATAGCTCTGGAAACTCTGAATGTTAAAGGAATGGTTAAGAATCATCATTTGGCGCAGGCTATAAGTGATTCCGCATGGAGCAGTTTTGTAACAAAACTAGAGTATAAAGCTGAATGGTACGGAAAAACCATCCTGAGAATTGGGCAATTTGAACCATCTTCTAAAGTATGTCATGTTTGTGGATATCATAATTCAAATTTGACATTAAAAGATAGAGAATGGACTTGCCCAGACTGTAAAACAAAACATGATAGAGATATAAATGCCGCTATCAATATCAAGAAATTTGCTCTCATAGATCAAAATCTAATTGGATTATAA
- the hmgA gene encoding hydroxymethylglutaryl-CoA reductase (NADPH) — protein MFLQDYELSEEEKVLLQKILDGDVALRKIEEFADPETSVKLRRLAIQEFAKLEFEHIQNFSLDVEAASKRNIENMIGAVQIPLGIAGLLKVNGEYANSEYYIPLATTEGALVAGVNRGCSVITKSGGANVRVFEDEMTRAPVFKLESLSRAKEFYEWVKCPEIFEKMKVVAEKTTRFGKLLSVRPFVTGTYVYLRFSYDTKDAMGMNMVTIATDAVMHLIQDEFGAHPVTLSGNMCIDKKPASISTILGRGKTVVAEVTIPKEIVKETLKCTPESMFEVNYSKNLLGSARAGALGFNAHAANIIAAIYLACGQDAAHVVEGSTAITSMELTKYEEIQCSVTLPSLPVGTVGGGSGLGTQRDCLNILGVAGAGDVPGINSKKFAEIVASAVLAGEVNLIGAQAAGHLARAHAQLGRGKF, from the coding sequence ATGTTTTTACAGGATTATGAATTAAGTGAGGAAGAAAAAGTTCTTTTACAAAAAATTTTGGATGGCGATGTAGCTCTCCGCAAGATTGAGGAATTTGCAGACCCTGAAACTTCAGTAAAACTCAGACGGCTGGCAATACAGGAATTTGCAAAACTTGAATTTGAACATATCCAAAATTTTTCCCTTGATGTTGAAGCCGCATCGAAAAGGAATATTGAAAACATGATAGGGGCAGTTCAGATTCCCCTTGGAATTGCCGGGCTTCTTAAGGTAAACGGAGAATATGCGAATTCTGAATACTACATCCCACTTGCTACGACTGAAGGAGCTCTTGTTGCCGGTGTAAATCGCGGCTGTTCGGTTATCACGAAATCAGGAGGAGCAAACGTCAGAGTCTTTGAGGATGAGATGACAAGAGCGCCTGTTTTTAAGCTGGAAAGTCTTAGCAGAGCTAAAGAATTTTATGAATGGGTAAAATGTCCTGAGATTTTTGAAAAGATGAAAGTCGTTGCTGAAAAAACTACACGCTTTGGAAAACTGCTTTCTGTAAGACCCTTCGTAACCGGCACATACGTATACCTCAGGTTCTCGTATGATACAAAAGATGCTATGGGCATGAACATGGTGACTATAGCTACTGATGCCGTGATGCACCTCATACAAGACGAGTTCGGAGCGCATCCTGTTACCCTTTCAGGAAACATGTGTATCGACAAAAAACCGGCTTCAATAAGCACAATTCTTGGAAGAGGAAAAACGGTTGTAGCCGAAGTTACGATTCCAAAGGAAATTGTAAAGGAGACCCTGAAATGTACGCCCGAATCTATGTTTGAGGTAAATTATAGCAAAAACCTGCTGGGTTCAGCAAGAGCAGGAGCACTTGGTTTCAATGCACATGCTGCAAACATTATTGCTGCGATCTACTTGGCCTGCGGGCAGGATGCCGCTCACGTTGTTGAAGGGAGCACTGCAATTACAAGCATGGAGCTTACAAAATATGAAGAAATTCAATGTTCTGTTACTCTGCCTTCCCTGCCTGTAGGAACCGTTGGGGGAGGCTCTGGCCTTGGAACCCAGAGAGATTGCCTGAATATTCTCGGCGTTGCAGGCGCAGGTGACGTTCCCGGAATAAACTCTAAGAAATTTGCAGAAATCGTAGCTTCTGCCGTGCTTGCAGGAGAAGTTAACCTTATAGGAGCCCAGGCTGCAGGACATCTTGCCCGTGCTCATGCTCAGTTAGGCCGTGGAAAGTTCTAA
- a CDS encoding archaellin/type IV pilin N-terminal domain-containing protein, with the protein MKGIFSIFRKDDKAFTGLESAIVLTAFVVVAAVFSYVVLGAGFTTSDTAKKTIDEGVKQTTSSVELAGDVIAKESTTTANTVDTLLVTLQLTAGQSPVDIGANSDAGMLVVSYADSSIYSPEVAWSQSFVGNNDGDTVLEQHEKVQLSITVPNEDSEIALLATEGGAENVEFRLEIKPKIGAIVPITRITPAQIDPVMVLK; encoded by the coding sequence ATGAAAGGAATTTTTAGCATTTTTAGAAAAGACGATAAAGCCTTCACAGGGCTCGAATCAGCAATTGTGCTGACCGCTTTTGTAGTTGTGGCAGCAGTGTTTTCTTATGTGGTGCTCGGGGCAGGATTTACAACTTCTGATACTGCCAAGAAGACTATCGATGAGGGTGTAAAACAAACTACTTCTTCCGTTGAACTTGCAGGTGATGTGATCGCAAAAGAAAGTACTACTACAGCCAATACTGTAGATACACTACTTGTCACCCTTCAGCTTACAGCAGGGCAATCTCCTGTGGATATAGGAGCTAATAGTGATGCTGGGATGCTGGTGGTATCGTATGCTGACAGTTCTATATATAGCCCAGAAGTGGCATGGTCTCAGTCATTTGTAGGAAATAACGATGGCGATACGGTTCTAGAACAGCATGAGAAAGTGCAATTATCTATCACTGTACCTAATGAAGACTCAGAAATAGCATTGCTTGCAACTGAAGGTGGAGCGGAAAACGTCGAATTCAGGCTTGAAATAAAACCAAAGATAGGTGCAATTGTTCCAATAACAAGAATAACTCCGGCACAGATCGATCCAGTTATGGTTCTGAAGTAA
- a CDS encoding ATPase domain-containing protein, with protein sequence MEENMEGALFLENESFCEEIPDNPNIEKEKPLEFISSGNLEIDRKLEGGIPVGSLCLLEGAKDSGKSIFMQQIMWGALNQDKKVLALTTEKTSRNLLNNMESLKQDISDYFIIGRSKIFEINASDVEENPEISENLLEIMLECIKECEEELILIDSLTILAVNASENTLLNFFRECIKLCDKKKTILISVHGYAFSQEVLYRLRSVCNSCLELRIEQVGDKLIKTMEIQKLRGAKKTTGNMLSFDVNSECGLKIIPVSKVKA encoded by the coding sequence ATGGAAGAAAATATGGAAGGGGCGTTATTTCTTGAAAACGAATCATTTTGTGAAGAAATACCAGATAATCCGAATATTGAGAAGGAAAAACCCTTAGAATTTATATCCTCAGGAAATCTGGAAATTGATAGGAAACTGGAAGGAGGCATACCCGTAGGTTCTTTATGCCTTCTCGAAGGGGCAAAAGATAGTGGAAAATCAATTTTCATGCAGCAGATTATGTGGGGAGCTCTGAACCAGGATAAAAAAGTTTTAGCTTTAACAACGGAAAAAACCTCCCGAAACCTGCTGAATAATATGGAAAGCCTGAAGCAGGATATATCAGATTATTTCATAATAGGTAGATCTAAAATTTTTGAAATAAATGCAAGCGATGTTGAAGAAAATCCTGAAATAAGTGAAAATCTTCTAGAGATAATGCTCGAATGCATAAAAGAATGTGAAGAAGAATTAATTCTAATTGATTCCTTAACGATCTTAGCGGTTAATGCCTCTGAAAATACCTTATTGAATTTTTTTAGGGAGTGTATAAAACTTTGTGATAAAAAAAAGACTATTTTAATAAGTGTTCACGGGTATGCTTTCTCCCAGGAAGTGCTTTACAGGCTAAGATCGGTTTGCAATTCATGCCTGGAGCTGAGAATTGAACAGGTCGGAGATAAGCTAATAAAGACTATGGAAATTCAGAAGTTGAGGGGTGCCAAAAAAACTACTGGAAATATGTTAAGTTTTGATGTGAACAGTGAGTGTGGGCTTAAAATAATTCCAGTTTCGAAAGTCAAAGCCTGA
- a CDS encoding type II/IV secretion system ATPase subunit, with protein sequence MDALPFNPLPAPVNGKRSREEVRSRLPLELQNFVGREENSHILDYICRLPLEQIEIPEFHVKISRAMKCIKHPNLIYPIGKGLAVHIYPDKEDIRNYYIPIEPCLFQNMNSTLEAVEKLLIDVIHNEDVDTKDLEEKKKLLERALEKVCIIEEHVNESAEKKSKGLEWNKTFKKEKNGIFRLGLIDNLKEAGKVFKMKKWENIRVTPEEFQAIKYLMIRDKIGMGMLEPLLLDSNIEDISCSGLGRVFVEHKVFSSLKTAIEFQETEELNSFIIQVSEKVGKPITYRDPIVDTALPDGSRINIVFGEDVSRRGSNFTIRKFMETPISILELIDFGTIDYIMAAYMWMMLRAGMNCFISGETASGKTTMMNAMTTFLLPESKIVSIEDTPELQVPHKNWTREVTRTTREDSGSDVSMFDLLKAALRQRPNEIIIGEIRGVEGSIAFQAMQTGHPVMSTFHAASVEKLIQRLTGDPINVPKNYVDNLNVVVIQSTVNIPGKGMGRRVLSINEIVGYDSFNQAFNFMDIFKWDPATDTFKFTGKNNSYLLEQKIAPRMGIPENQVRKIYSELERKAKILKKIHQAKITNFYDLFNTLIQVEEAGLIL encoded by the coding sequence ATGGACGCTCTACCTTTTAACCCGCTGCCTGCACCGGTAAATGGAAAGCGCTCCAGAGAGGAGGTACGTTCAAGACTTCCTTTAGAATTACAGAACTTTGTGGGCAGGGAAGAGAATAGTCACATCCTTGATTATATCTGCAGGCTTCCTCTGGAACAAATCGAAATCCCGGAGTTCCATGTAAAGATCTCAAGAGCTATGAAATGTATCAAACACCCAAACCTCATTTACCCTATTGGAAAAGGACTTGCTGTTCACATTTATCCTGATAAAGAAGACATAAGAAATTACTATATCCCGATAGAACCCTGTCTTTTCCAAAATATGAACAGCACACTTGAAGCTGTAGAAAAGCTGCTTATCGACGTTATACACAATGAGGATGTTGATACTAAGGACCTGGAAGAAAAGAAAAAACTTCTGGAAAGAGCCCTTGAAAAGGTTTGCATTATAGAAGAACACGTAAACGAGAGTGCAGAAAAAAAAAGTAAAGGTCTTGAGTGGAATAAAACATTCAAGAAAGAGAAAAATGGCATATTTCGGCTCGGATTGATTGATAATTTAAAAGAAGCCGGTAAAGTCTTCAAAATGAAAAAATGGGAAAATATCCGGGTAACTCCTGAAGAATTTCAAGCTATTAAATATCTTATGATAAGGGACAAGATCGGAATGGGGATGCTCGAACCTCTGTTGCTGGACTCAAATATAGAAGATATAAGTTGCAGTGGGCTTGGGAGGGTTTTTGTCGAGCATAAGGTATTTTCTTCTCTTAAAACAGCAATTGAGTTTCAGGAGACTGAGGAACTTAACTCTTTTATTATACAGGTGTCCGAGAAGGTCGGAAAGCCAATCACATATCGAGATCCGATAGTCGATACAGCTCTTCCGGACGGGTCAAGGATTAATATCGTGTTCGGAGAAGATGTATCCAGAAGGGGGAGCAATTTTACCATTAGGAAATTTATGGAAACTCCTATTTCAATTCTAGAGCTTATCGACTTCGGGACAATTGACTACATAATGGCTGCATATATGTGGATGATGCTGAGGGCAGGGATGAACTGTTTTATTTCGGGGGAAACGGCCTCAGGAAAGACCACTATGATGAATGCAATGACTACTTTTCTCCTCCCTGAATCAAAAATAGTTTCTATTGAAGACACGCCGGAACTGCAGGTTCCCCATAAAAACTGGACCAGAGAGGTTACAAGGACAACAAGAGAGGATAGCGGATCTGATGTATCAATGTTTGACCTGTTAAAGGCTGCCCTTCGCCAGCGTCCTAATGAAATTATAATCGGAGAAATCCGTGGAGTGGAAGGCAGTATTGCTTTTCAGGCTATGCAAACAGGGCATCCTGTCATGTCTACTTTCCATGCCGCATCCGTCGAAAAACTCATTCAGAGGCTGACAGGAGACCCGATTAATGTTCCTAAGAACTATGTGGATAACCTGAATGTGGTTGTCATCCAGAGCACGGTAAATATCCCTGGAAAAGGGATGGGAAGGAGAGTCCTGAGCATAAACGAAATCGTAGGCTATGATTCTTTTAATCAGGCTTTCAATTTTATGGACATATTTAAGTGGGACCCTGCAACAGATACTTTCAAGTTTACAGGAAAAAATAATTCATATCTGCTGGAGCAAAAGATTGCTCCACGTATGGGAATTCCGGAAAACCAGGTACGAAAAATATATTCCGAACTTGAAAGAAAAGCAAAAATTCTCAAAAAGATCCATCAGGCAAAAATTACTAACTTCTACGATCTCTTCAATACGCTGATCCAGGTCGAGGAGGCCGGGTTAATATTATGA
- the flaJ gene encoding archaellar assembly protein FlaJ — protein MKPEEKLAYLKAEAEKHGFEGYFNLARQLKDTKVVERVNDDMLFLLTYMAAISTADIERDRIFDYAGSQKEYKASKYFRQIYNLASKWGYAYAKACKYISQRLQDEYLSKLFGRMSNILSSGEPEKNFLKQEKLTREEIFSNEYERSIESLKKWTDGYTALMVSVTLVVTIILVSVMIYNITNIGTIAFLVVLLTVFICGIALFIIYKAAPAEKKLHTLSRRSKEQEIIRFLSRILLPAGAISVAALILIGTELQYTLLAITFFTLPIGFFAMVDDRNINERDSSFPAFVKTLGTLAGTTGITIRSAMEDLDKETIGGLRPEVEELHAWLSLGLKSKLCWEKFIGETGSELINRCSRIFTDAVELGGDPAEIGEIVSSSSLAIVLLRMKRQLVSSGFRGLAITLHAVMIGLLIFIIEIISKFSGLVSGMNESYSSIQGGASGMGMSIFNVTESIPLLYTFTLSVVLILTISNTLVVKIVEGGGNCKLFFYGGLMSGISGICMILVPPVVSGVFTFQM, from the coding sequence ATGAAACCTGAGGAAAAGCTTGCTTACCTGAAAGCTGAAGCTGAAAAGCATGGGTTCGAAGGCTACTTTAATCTTGCGCGGCAACTGAAGGACACGAAGGTTGTTGAAAGAGTCAATGATGATATGCTTTTCCTTCTTACTTATATGGCAGCGATTTCGACGGCTGATATTGAAAGAGACCGAATTTTCGATTATGCGGGCTCTCAGAAAGAGTACAAAGCTTCAAAATATTTCAGGCAGATTTATAACCTTGCATCAAAGTGGGGCTACGCATATGCAAAAGCCTGTAAATATATCTCTCAGCGATTGCAGGACGAGTACCTTTCAAAGCTTTTTGGGCGAATGTCAAATATTCTTTCCTCTGGAGAACCGGAAAAAAACTTTCTGAAGCAAGAAAAACTAACAAGGGAAGAAATATTTTCTAATGAATATGAAAGAAGTATCGAATCCCTGAAAAAATGGACTGATGGATATACTGCTCTGATGGTATCCGTAACCCTTGTTGTTACTATAATTCTTGTTTCAGTCATGATCTATAATATAACAAATATAGGAACGATTGCTTTTCTTGTTGTGTTACTAACTGTTTTTATCTGTGGGATTGCGCTTTTTATCATATATAAGGCCGCTCCTGCTGAAAAGAAGCTTCATACCCTGAGCAGGAGGTCAAAGGAACAGGAAATTATCAGGTTTTTGAGCCGGATTTTGCTTCCAGCTGGAGCAATTTCGGTAGCTGCTCTCATTCTAATAGGTACAGAACTCCAGTATACTTTGCTTGCAATAACTTTCTTTACGCTTCCGATAGGCTTCTTTGCGATGGTAGACGACCGGAATATCAATGAAAGGGATAGTAGTTTTCCTGCATTTGTGAAGACTCTGGGCACGCTTGCAGGAACAACAGGAATTACTATTCGAAGTGCAATGGAGGACCTTGATAAAGAAACTATAGGTGGCCTCAGGCCTGAGGTTGAAGAATTACATGCGTGGCTTTCTTTGGGACTTAAGTCGAAGCTTTGCTGGGAGAAATTCATAGGAGAAACAGGTTCTGAACTGATTAACAGATGCTCAAGGATCTTCACGGACGCAGTTGAGCTTGGAGGAGACCCGGCCGAAATAGGAGAAATAGTCTCATCTTCAAGTCTTGCTATTGTACTTCTCAGGATGAAAAGGCAGCTTGTCAGTTCCGGTTTCCGCGGCCTTGCCATAACTCTACATGCTGTTATGATCGGGCTTCTAATCTTTATAATCGAGATAATTTCCAAATTTAGCGGGCTCGTTTCTGGAATGAATGAGTCATATTCTTCGATTCAGGGAGGTGCTTCCGGAATGGGAATGAGCATTTTCAATGTTACTGAAAGCATACCGTTGCTTTATACATTTACCCTTTCCGTGGTGCTTATTTTAACAATTTCAAATACTCTTGTAGTAAAAATTGTCGAGGGTGGAGGAAACTGTAAGCTTTTTTTTTACGGAGGTTTAATGTCTGGAATTTCCGGGATCTGCATGATTCTTGTACCGCCGGTTGTATCAGGGGTATTTACATTTCAAATGTGA